The following is a genomic window from Solidesulfovibrio sp..
TCGGTCTGCACGATGGTCGGCGTGCGGCCGCCCGCGGCGTCCTCGTTGATGCTGATGACCTGCGTCTGCACGGTCTCGGCGGCCTGGCGGCGGCGATCCTTCTGCTTTTCGCGGAACTTCTTGGCTTGGGCCTCGACCTTGTCCAGGATCATGTCGATGGTGGAATACATGTCCTCGGAGACTTCATGGGCGGAGATGTGCATGTTGTCGGCCAGGAAGATGACGTCGGCCATCTGCCGGGTCTTTTCCACGGCCAGGTTGACTTGCAGTTCCGAGGCGTCGGTGGCGACGGTATATTTGGCGAGCTTGTCGAAACGTTTTCGGGCGTAGTCCCGCAGATGGTCCGACGGTTCGAAATTTTTGAAATTAAAGGTGATGTTCATGGGATCCTCCGGGGCTGGCGTGGTATTGGGCCGGTTGCCCGGCCCGAAGCATCAGAAAACTTCCTTGCGTTTGGACGAGGACTCGATGCCCATGGCCGTGCGGTACTTGGCCACCGTGCGGCGGGCGATATTGATTTGCAGTTCGTCCTTGAGCATGTCGGCGATGGCCTCGTCGCTGATGGGCCGCTTGGCGTTTTCGCCGGAAATGATGCGCTTGATCATGGCCTTGACCGATTCCGAGCCGACGGTGCCGCCGTCGTCGAGGTCCAGGGAGCTGTTGAAGAAGAACTTCAGCTCGTAGATGCCGTGGGGCGTGGCCACGTACTTGTTCGAGGTGATGCGGCTGACCGTGGATTCGTGCATGCTGATGTCGTCGGCCACGTCCTTTAAAATCAGGGGCCGCAGGCGGGTGACGCCGTCCTCGAAAAAATCCCGCTGGAACTTGACGATGCTTTCCAGCACCTTGTACAGCGTGCGCTGGCGCTGATACAGGCTTTTCATGAGCCACATGGCCGAGCGCATCTTGTCCTGCAAATAGTCCTTGTCCTTGTCCGCCTTGGGGCTGAGCCCATCCATGTAGGCCATGTTGACGTTGAGCCGCGGCATGCCGTCCTCGTTGAGGAGGATGACGAACTCCTCGCCGTATTTGTACACGAAGGCGTCCGGGCTGACATAGATGGGGTCGCCCGTGCCGTAGCTGGCCCCGGGCATGGGGTTGAGCGTCTGGATCAGCTCCAGGTATTCCTTGAGCTTTTCCATGGTCAGGCGAAACTTCTTGGCCAGGGGCTTGTAGCGCTTCTTTTCCAGGTCTTCCAGGTGGTCGCGCACCAGTTCGATGAGGATGGGGTCGTCCCAGCCGTAGACCTCGATTTGCGTGAGCAGGCATTCGCTGGGCGTGCGGGCGGCCACCCCCACCGGGTCGAAACGCTGGATGCGGTGCAGCACGCCCTCCACTTCCGCGACGCCGGCGCCGGCCATCTGGGCCACCTCTTCCAGCGAGGCCCGCAAATAGCCCGAG
Proteins encoded in this region:
- the hpf gene encoding ribosome hibernation-promoting factor, HPF/YfiA family encodes the protein MNITFNFKNFEPSDHLRDYARKRFDKLAKYTVATDASELQVNLAVEKTRQMADVIFLADNMHISAHEVSEDMYSTIDMILDKVEAQAKKFREKQKDRRRQAAETVQTQVISINEDAAGGRTPTIVQTDAYEPKPMAVEEAAEQLTSLKLEFLVFINSETERPNVIYRLRNGDFGLIDPGTGA
- the rpoN gene encoding RNA polymerase factor sigma-54 → MALELRQQLKLSQQLVMTPQLQQAIKLLQLSRLELLESVQQELLENPLLEESAEEDRQPERTMAEENLGPTGDSSDAAMEKELLKNAEWEDYIGDFASTSRQSLARETELPEEGMSFDARLASKPSLEGHMSWQMRLSNFTDKELEIGEAIIGSLNSSGYLRASLEEVAQMAGAGVAEVEGVLHRIQRFDPVGVAARTPSECLLTQIEVYGWDDPILIELVRDHLEDLEKKRYKPLAKKFRLTMEKLKEYLELIQTLNPMPGASYGTGDPIYVSPDAFVYKYGEEFVILLNEDGMPRLNVNMAYMDGLSPKADKDKDYLQDKMRSAMWLMKSLYQRQRTLYKVLESIVKFQRDFFEDGVTRLRPLILKDVADDISMHESTVSRITSNKYVATPHGIYELKFFFNSSLDLDDGGTVGSESVKAMIKRIISGENAKRPISDEAIADMLKDELQINIARRTVAKYRTAMGIESSSKRKEVF